In Methanothermobacter sp., the genomic stretch CTTGTTTCCTTGAGGTCCTCTGGCATCCCGTAGAAGTCTGCGCACAGTTCCACGTTCTCCCTTGCTGTGAGGTCCTCGTAGAGGCTGACCTTCTGGGGGACCATACCTATATGCTGTCTCACCTCGTCGGGGTTCTCCAGTATATCGTATCCGGCGACACGGGCCGTGCCTGAGGTGGGGGGTATGAGACAGGTGAGCATCTTTATTGTTGTGGTCTTACCTGCCCCGTTGGGTCCCAGGAACCCGAAGATGGAGTTCTTCTCTATCTTCATGTTGAGGCTGTCAACTGCTTTGAAGTCCCCGTAGACCTTTGTGAGGTCGTAGGTCTCTATGGCGTATTTCATTCTTCCTCCTCCCTCTCACATGGGAACATGTCGTTCCAGAACTCCTCCCATATCCTTGAGATGTGGTTTTTCATTATATCACGGATTCTCTCTATTGTTTCATTGCCCAGTGGGGTTATCTCGTAGTACTTGACCCTCTTCTCCCCGTGCATCTCCCATGAACCCCTTATGAGCCCCTTCTTCTCCAGGTCGTGGAGTACTGGGTAGATGACGCTTGGACCTGGCGGTTTGATCTCCT encodes the following:
- a CDS encoding PadR family transcriptional regulator, with the translated sequence MCAENGSPGEGGQFDEKIIKSFMRGFGKTMILWMISREKIHGYEIMRRLEKFYSIKGMHCQEIKPPGPSVIYPVLHDLEKKGLIRGSWEMHGEKRVKYYEITPLGNETIERIRDIMKNHISRIWEEFWNDMFPCEREEEE